The stretch of DNA TGTGTTAACCTGCTAGCAccacagccccaggcccagctcagcgcGTGGTTAGCCCGGAGGCATGTTCCACTCACGGGGCTTAGCAGGTCATGAGGCCGGCCAGCCGAGCCCCTCGCTGCCACCCACACCTGTCCCACCCAGGCAAGAGTATGACCGTGAAGACGCCGCAGCCGAGCAAGAAGCCGTCCAGGAAGGCAGCGTTGTCGACCTGTGCCCCAAGGAGGAAGGGCCCCGTGAGTGAGCGTGCCGGCAGCTGGTGGGCGCACACGCCCGCACGGTgcacctgctgccctgggccCCGCACAGCCGGTCTAGGGCATTCCCCCGATGAGGGGCTGTGTGCAGTGCACCCCATGACTGTGTGCAGCTGTGCTCCCACTGCGAGGTGCCGGGGATTGTGGGGAGGGCAGCACCCGGGGTGGTGCTGGGAGCCCTGAGGACGCCCCGCACCCACCGCCCACAGACGTTAGCCGAGCAGATGGAGATGACAGAGTCACAAACTCTGCTGTTTACACTGCTGGCCACCAAGGTGAGCCGCACGCCTGGCCCATCTGGGGTGCGGGGGGGGGGCCCCCGTGCCGCCCGCCCACGCCCGTGTCCCCTGCCCAGATGGAGAAGAGGCTGGCCGAGCAGGAGCAGCGGGCGGAGCAGGAGCTGGTTCTCCTGGAGCGGGAGAAGGAGCGGCTGCAGACTGAGAGCGCCGAGCTGCGGCGacggctgctgctgcagcagaagcagcgCGAGCTGGAGGCCAAGTTCAACGCCCAGGTGAGCAGAGCGTGAGGCCAGGTGCACGCCGGCTCAGGGAGCCACAGTCCCGGGACCCCAGGAGGGCGTGGGGGGCACCGTACCCGGTCCCAGCGTCCCTCCCCTCCCGTGGGCAGATGCAGGTGCTGGGCCCCTTGGTGGAGGTGGCCGACCGCTTCCAGGAGCAGTACAAAGCGCTGGCCGCGGCGCTGGACAGCACCCGACACGAGCTGCCCGGGCGCGCCATCCACCTGGAGCAGGACGGACGGCACCTGCTGGGTAAGAGCCGCCACGTCAGCCCCGGCCTGGGGGCCCTGCTGGGCTCAAGTGCCAGAGCGCTGGGGGCAGCCAGAGCTGCTGAGCGGACATCAGGGCCCCCGAACCCACCCTGTTCTCCCCAGACCGAGCCTGGCGCTCAGAGGGACCCCCATCCCAGATGCCCAGGATCCAGAGCTGCGGTGGGACATggcctgggtgcagggacccaagcccttgggtcccctTCAGCTGCCACCCAGGCATGGTATCAGGGAGCTAGGGGGGAGGTGGAGCAGTCGAAACTCGAACCAGCCCCAGGGTGATAGGCTCACAGCTTACAGAGCAGTTCAGGGTGCAGGGTCAGAGCTGGCTGCCCCAGTCCTGCTGGCTCGGCCCTCCCCCTGCACCAGTACACCCCCTCCTGTCTTGGGGCTGCGGGGTTGTTTCTCACAGCTGCTCCTAGTGGAGGCAGGCCTGCGGCTTCCTTCACCTGGCGTGGTGTGGGAGACGGGGAAGGCCCGGCGGCtcacagccccctcccctgcaGACTCCCTGCAGCTGGAGCTCACCACCACGCAGCGCCTCCTCCAGGATCTGGGCGTGGGCCCGGAGGAGGAGAAGCCCACGCGGGCGCTGGACTTGCTGAGGGAACTGCGGGCCCTGGCCACCCAGAAGGACTTGGAGCTCCAGAGGTATCTCCGGGCTCACAGTGGGCAGGAGGGGCGCGGGGCTGCAGGGCAGGTGGTCCAGGGCCTGTTCCCTCAGGGTGCGGGTCCCCTGGCTGCCGCCCCTTACCGGCCAGCAGGTGTAGCTCGCACCATTTCAGTTGCGGACCCCACTTTCCTTCCACCGGAGGCCTGGCAGGCCCTCGCCTCCCTCTTCCAGCCTCCTTGGGTCGGCTCTGGGTGCTGGGTGTGGCGGGGCCAGGCTGACCTGGCCGGGCTGGGAAAGCGGCTGGGGAGAGGCACTTCCTCCCGTGACTTGAGCCGGCTCCCCGTGGGTCAGTGCCCGCGGTGATGGGAGACAGGGAGgccctacctgctggttcactcccgagtgCCCACGACCAGGGGCCTAGGCCTgtccgaaggcaggagcttccctCGGGGTGGCAGATGCCCCTGGACAGCCTGAGCgtgccctgctgcctcccggagtgcctgttagctggaagctggctTCAGAGAGGGGACTGGGGCCCGGTCAGGACCATGGGCCACGTGGGCGCCCTGCAAGCTGCTTCCTCACACGCCCACACTGCTCCCTCTCAGGGGTCCGCGGGTCTGGTTGCTGTTGGAAGGGTTCCTGTGGGAGCTCAGGGCTCGGGGTGCAGCAATCGCTGCCTCCTGGAATTGACCGGGGCTCCAGGAGCCGGTGGGCCTAGTGCCCTGTGTGCCTGAGTTCCCAGTGCAGGACAGCGGGCGTGGGGTGTCACAGTGTCGGAGGGAAGGGCTGGCCCGGGCCTGTGGGAGGTGTGGGTGTGGCTGCCCACCCCCGCCGCCGTGTGAGGGTCCCGTCTGGGCCCGGCTGCCCCCGTGCCAGTGGCTGCCTGCTCTCCCCCAGGAGCTTCGCCGAGGTGCTGGAGCTGTCTGCCGAGGCGAGTCAGGAGGCCGCCCTCGTGAACCAGGAAGTCCTGGAGCGAGTGGGGGGCCTGGCCGCCCCCAGCCGCTGGTACTTCGGGGAGGGCACCGCCCATGGGGAGCCGCCCGGAGGTCTCCCCGAGGCCACCCCGCCAGCCGGCGCCCTGTGAGCCCGATGCCCCTGCCCGTGTCCAGGAGGCCGTTGGCATGGCACGTTCCTTGCTGTGTGGGCAGCGCTGTTCTGTGTTCACTCTCTTTGTTCCTTGAAATACAGATCCTGTGTACAGCAGCCTGCGGTTTGTGCGTGAGCTCGGCTGTGCGGGGCGTGGCCTGcgccctctctcttcctccttccctggccCCCCGGCCCCTGACCCTGGGGTGAGGGTCCAGACATGGGACTGTGTCAGTTACCAGGGAGACATCTTGGgcgctttcccagtccacaagcaaggaacaacatgggaagtagagcagccaggactcaatccgaTGCCCCTAGggaatgccagcaccatgggTAGAGGATTGACCTTACATGCCAGCCTGTTGGCCCCCTAGTCCTCAGGGATTCTGTGGTAACCAGTCAAGGCCCTGCCTCTGGGGTTCTCTGGCTGGGCCCCGGCATGTGTGCCATCATCCCTGCTGTCCAAGGATCGGCAGAGGCAGGGAACCAGAGCCGGGACTTGCAGCCCGCCGTGGGACAGGCCGTAATGTCCGTGTGAGGCCATGGGAGCGGGGTGCGGCGGGCAGCACTTCTGGCCTGCACTCCCTCCGTGCTGGTAGCGTTCTCCCAGTGCTCACAGCCACACATGTCCCAGGCACGGCCAGCATCACCCGGCGGGAGCTGGGTAGGAGCTGAGAGCCCCGGGCTTGAATAGACCCTGTGTACCGGGACCCAGGCGGGCTGGCCTGGCTGCAAGGGACAGCCCTGAGCTTCCTGTTCATCTGCCCTGCCAGGGCTGGTCACAGCTCCCCACACCCACATCACTTCCCACATACACACCTGCCAACCCCTCCTCCCCAGAGCTCAGCTTACATGGAGACCTCGGGGGACCTGGGTCCCTGTGCCTCAACACCTAGCCCTGGGAAACCACAGTTGTTAGGGAGACCATGGAAGGTTCTGTCGGactggggagctggggagcaAGTACccaggtgtgtggaggggtgtcgGCCGGGAAGATACCTgcgctgccccccaccccacctggactgaagccagcagcctgcagggagcagctggctcTGTCCCCCaacacctgcccagccctgccacgGGCTGCCCCAGGGGCCCTGGGTGAGTGACGACGGCCCCGCCCTGCCTTTCTCCAGGGAtggctgctgggctcagccctcGGCCCTGTTCCCAGGGAAGGCATCACCAGGCAGGCAGCATGAGTGAGGGCTGCTTGAGCCCCCGCACCTGCCGGCGGCTGCTCCGGGGCCAGGCAGGGGTCCTGCCCGTGCCTCCACCCAGCGGTGTGGCCATCTTTATCAGCTCTGTCGTGTCAGGTAAGGGCAGTGGCTGGCAGCCCTTGGAGGGGGTGTCCTTCCTGCTCCCCCTCCCACATCCCAACTGGATGTGGATACTGTCCAGCTGGTGACCCTGTGGGGACACCGGTGACGGGGGGCCTCCTGGAACTGTCCCCATTACACCCACACACTGCCCACAGCAGCCGGAGccgggccaggatgaagccaggggccgggagctgcatgcaggtctcccacatgctcccTGGCTTTGTAGATCTCAGCAACCCTGTGGGAAGCTGAAGAAGCTTCCACATGGGAGAGGTGGGGATGGTGgaccagccccggctgttgccaGCGTCGGGGGAACCAAATGGCAGGtggagaaagatcttcgtctctgtggCTGTGAGAGCTCCGTGACATTTTGCCTGTCAGATCAACAGCAGCCTTCTGCCGTCGGGTTGCCCCGTCGCTTGCACAGCCCACGCCTATGTGTGCGTGGGGCAGAGCTGGCCATGAGCTCCCGGGTCAGCACCTGTACCCACCGTGCCAACTTCACACGGTGGCAAAGATCTTGTAGGGTAGCGTCCTGTGACGGGCAGCTGCATCCTGTTCTCCAAAAGttggaacaaacaaaaaaaaaagattgggtcTGCCTGCCAACTTCCTCCCACCCATCGGGGTTAGGGCAGTGGTAAAACCTGCAGGGCAGGAAGCCGGGGAGCGGCCAGTATGGTGACCCCTGAGcgtctcatgggtgcaggggaacaCTCGTGATGCTTGGGTGGGTGCTAGTCCCAGTGGAGAAGTGCCTGCCATGTCCCCCGGATTACCTGGGTTTGCCATTCAGTCCGGCAGCTGTTtaacaggggaggggagggggaggactggcactgtggtgttgtgggtaaagctaccacctgtcgcactggtatctcatataggcacttggttcaagtcctggctgccccacctcccttccagcacCCTACAGATGTGCCTgggtgctccggccagcagagccagtaacgtggctgcggagagggtctggggatgaagcaccgacaggagcccagtgatggtggaagtctctgcgaagtctattcaactccttagcccacaacacctgggaaagcagcaaagggtgacccaaatgcttgggcccctgcatccactgggagccctggaagaagctcctggctcctggcttcagcatggcccagccatcTCTCCTTATTCTATCCACTCTCCCTGAAACTCGCCtctctgaataaataaatctttcagggaggaaagaaagaagttgCAGCTTGGAAGCTGTTCCTGGGCACGCCAGCAcctgggctggagtcccagccCCCGCTTTGTGAGACcatgtaccctggaaggcagcaggtgacagcccaggaCAGCGCTTGGCCAGCCGCCCTGGCTCGGGCCCCACCTTTGCAAGTCTTttgggcgagtgaaccagcaggtggaagacagatctctctctttcaaataaacaaatatactttaaaaacatCTATTTCAGGAAAGTATGAGTAGTTGCAAACAACCTCAGGAACAGCGTTAACAGTACAATGTAGtgaaagaagtttttaaaaaatatttatttttattgaaaaatcagatatacagataggagggaggcaaagaggaagatcttccatccgatgattcactccccaagtggccgcaacagccatggctgggccaggctgaaaccaggagccaggagctgcttctggctcatgcaggtacagggtcccaaggctttgggccatcttccactgttttcccaggccacaggcagggagctatatgagaagtggggctgtcaggacacgaaccggtgcccacatgggatcctgttgcgtgcaaggcgaggatgttagccaccaggctaccatgctaggcttGTGAAAGAATTTTTAAGTGATGAATTTGGAATATTATCTAGCTTTGCTTTGGGTGTCCTGAATTCCAATGTAAAATCAGTTTTAACTGCAATCTCTACAACAGtttgtatttgcttgaaaggcaagtaagttggagagagagagtatgCACTCCCAGATGCTGGCTGAGCCCCCAGCTGTCTACATCACATGTTACTGGGcccaggcaggagtcaggaactccatccgggtctcccatgcggggtggcaggggcccaggcactcacttccttcccagggtgtgctcgagctgggagccaggctcagGGGCAGCTAGGCATCAACCCGGGCATTCAAACATGTCAGCAGGCATCCTAAGCCCTCGGGCCAGGCACCTGCAAGGCCTgggatttggggggggggtggttcaCACCATCAAGTCTGAGGCAAACCCACATGGGTTGCCTGTCCAGGTGACTTTTTGCATAAGGGTTATTCTTCAGGATCATATCCCAAATAGCACCCGAGGGCACACGCTTACACCAGCACATCACCTTTGCTGAGCTGGGCGGGgctgcaggcctggtgggggggcTGGTGGAGGAGGCAGACAGCAGAATCCCAGCCTTTCCCTCGTGCCCGTTCCCTTACAGATATGGATGCAGAGAGAGAATTCCTACAGAGAAACGCCTACCCCGAGCTCCAGACCTTCTGCCAGAAGCTTGGCTTGCAGTTCGAGGTAGCCATCCGCGCCACGGGGGCCACGTCGGAGCCTGCTCACGTTGCGTTGTTGAGTCTTGTCGTTCAGCGTGGTTCTTGGTGTTTGCTTATTCACTTCCTCCAAAAgcgcacagcagccagggcagggtcaagatggagccaggagctccagcagggtctcccccacgtgggtggccagggcccgggggcttgggctgtcacctgctgctatcccagggtgcgtgtcagcagggaggtgggccaCCCAGCCCCTGCAAAGGACACAAGCTAGGACCGCAGCTGCGGGGTACAGGTGACCATGGAAGCAGCACCGGGAAGCCCATCCGGCCTGAGGCtcaccaggcagctgctggaggTAGACAGGCAGTGGGGTTTGCTGAAGGGCCTGGACCttgtctttctttgttttctgttttttgtttttaagatttctttctttttcttggaaaggcagatatacacagagaggagagacagaaagatcttccatctactggcttactccctaaatggccacaacggccagagctgaaccgatctgaagccaggagtccagagcctctccaggtctcccacgcacaggtgcagggtcccaaagctttgggctgtcctcgactgctttcacagggcacaagcagggagctggatgggaactggggctgccgggacacgaaatggcgcccatatgggatgccagtgcttgcaaggggaggattagccaattgagccatcgtgcctggTCCTGGATTTCTCtttgaagcagcagacagaagcacAGTGATGTGCTTGTCCTGTGCCCTCCCTGCTCTGACATAGACTCTCCCCTGCCGCCCTGCCATCCCCCAGGCACCTGCTTCCATGCTCAAGGTTGCACTGTTGCTTCCTCAGGAGTTTCTGTTACTTTCTGAAGAATTTAGGGAGGCCGGGACTGGGGTACATCTGCTTTGTCCCACGGTCTGCCAGAATCGGGCAATTCTGCCTCCTTGGCATGCGCGGCCGGGCAGCTTGTGGTTGCCAGGGAAACCTTGCTCCGTGCCAGCTTGGCCCAAGgcactgccccctgctggccaggaAGCACTGCCGACATGTGTGGACAAGCCCCCGCTTAAGGAAGGGTCCCTGATTGGGGACTGCTGAATGGCACAGCTACCAAGACCCCGTTAGGAGCCCCCAGGCCACTGTGGGTAGATGGAGCCTGCTCAggcacgccctgggaggcagccatgacgGCTCAGGAGGCTGCGCCCCTTCCCTCCCAACGTGGGAGACACACAAGCAGCTTCCGGCtactggctgcagcctggcccagccacagttaCTGTGGTCCTTCGAGCAACTAATAGCAGGTGGGAGCTTCtctatcttccttttcttttcaaataaatcaataatttaaaaaaagaaagaaattgaaagtacttattttctctctctgtctctctcttcatttttgcaaatttattttcattttttctttgagaggcaaggttagagagacggagagacagaacatctgtccactggttcactccccaggtggccacatcggccgtaactgagctgatctgaagccaggagcctctcccgggtctcccacgcgggtgcagggtcccaaggctttgggccgtcctccactgctgtcccaggccacaggcagggagctggatgggaagtggagcagccgggatacgaactgtcACCAGTAGTGGATcccggcacttggaggtggaggattaaccagttaagccttgcaccaggcccagttttGAATATTTGCATATTCAGTATCTGAGGGGATGATGTAGTGTCGCACGATGTCCTACAGGCATGGACACAACCCACACGCACAGTGAGGGTATGCTGCTGTCCAGGGGAGCGCAGAGACAGCCCCCGCCGCGCCCCAACATGCCCACCTGTCTGCAGGTCACTGATCTGAGGTGGGGCCTCCCGAGCTTGCAGGCCACCGCACACCTGACCCCCGAGCTCTGCTTGGAGGAGCTAGAGCGCTGTCAGAGGACGTCTGTGGGCCCGGCCTACGTGGTGAgtatgtggggaaggtggggtGGTCCTCCTGCTGACCCCAGCCTGCCAGCCAATCGCAGCACGCCTGTCCTGAGGCGCTTAGCCAGGGTCCAGGCATTGGTAGTCagatggaagcagcaggtgagctAGGGAGTGGAatgtggaaagcagagagaagctTCGAGATTGATCTAGAAACTTCCCTCGACAGAAACACACAGGATCTTGGGACATTCTGTGAATTTCAGCATTTTCTGTTCCTCCCTTCTGAGCTGACACCTTAAAACACCTCTGCCTACCAGTAACTGGGCTATGAGCATCAagtcacatttcttttcttttttttttttaaagatttacttatttttattggaaaggcagatcaaggTGTGTCTCTCTcgccctcctctttcgagaggcaccccacctcccgcctTTCTCTCCGGAGGttcctccccttccctgctcacctggtcccttcgcaaataaacttttctctctgcaacaacaacaacaaaagcaaaggtAGATCAAATTTACCGAGAGAAatttccttcatctgctggttcactccccaagtagctgcaacagccggagctgagctgagctgatctgaagccaggagcctcttccccgtctcccacgcgggtgcagggtcccaaggctttgggccgtcctccactgctttcccaggccacaggcagggagctgggtgggaagtggagaagccgggacacgaactggtgccctaaTGGGATGCCAGCGCGTGCAAGAAGAGGACTAGCCGTTTGAACCATCGCCCTGGCCCATCCCccgcttctctctctgtcttttaaagcaCTGTACTCGAACATTGCTGAGCTCCTGCGGCCACGCTTTGAAATCTTCGTTACTTTCTCAACCTTCTCAACTCTGTGTTCCAAAAAAGATCATTTcaactgactttccaagaaagggggaaaaacaaaagaaaagagagaaagaaggagagacagactagATGCTCTCAGGGAAGACTGTGAGTGGCGAGCAGCAGAAAGCACTGCCCGGCTGCGTGCTTGCACTCCTTGGGAGCTGGGAGACACACCTGTAACCCCCTCAGTCCCCAGCCTGGGCCCCAGGAACCTTCCAGAACCTTCCCAGGCTGCCCGACCTCTGCTCGCTTCTGCTCGCTTCCCACTTGTCTGTGATGCACCTCCTGTCCTTCCAGGGCTGAGAGAggcccccagtggccacagtgaggCTTGCGTTCTTGAGGCACCTCAGTGGCTGGGGACCAGCCCCCTGGGAGCTCTGTCAGGCTCTCCTGCCGCCATGCGTCACAGCAGCACAGAGGGTGGGGAAATGACTTACTCAAAATCAGggtgacagggcccagcacagtagcctaatgctaaagtcctcaatttgcaggtgccagcatctcatatgggcaccggctccagccgttgcactcacttggggagtgaatcagcagacggaaggtcttcctctctgtctcttcccctctctgtatatctgaccccCAATACAAAGCAATAAAGCTTATAAGTAAATGAaatcagagcaagagagagatggagagatcttcctcctgctggttcagtccccaagtagccatagcagccaagactgggccaagccTGAAGCCATGGGCTCCTGCGGGGTCTCCCCAGTAGGCGTAGGGACTCGAGCCCcggggccgtcctccgctgctttcccaggtaccctAGCccggagctgggtcggaagtggagcagccagggtgtgAATGGCCCTTCCTATATGGGACGCCGGTGCAGCAGGCTgggaaccgggaacctggaacctcttccgggtctcccacacaggtgcagggtcccaaagctttgggccgtcctccactgctttcccaggccacaagcagggagctggatgggaagtggagctgccgggattagaaccggcgcccatatgggatcctggcatgttcaaggcgagggctttagcagctaggccgTGGTGCCGGGCCCTACATGATCTTATTCAAGACCCTGACAGTTCGGGGGCCGTTTGTCAGCGGCCACAGTGTGTCCTAGGGAACGAAGTCTGTGCTGCTTGGGGCTTGATGGGCATTGCAGCATCGCTGCCCGACGCCCTGTGGGCATGGGCAATTGGAGTCGTCACACCACTGTCCCTGGACATGCCTGCTTGTCCCCTGCACTGTCACAGACCCTCGTGGCCATGTCCAGGTCTGACCCCGGGCTCTCTCGTCTCAGGCTCTCCTAGGCAACCAATACGGCCCCCGTGCTGtgccactgcagatggaggagaAGGAATGGAACATGGTTCGGTCCCAGCTGGCTGCCAGCCCAcgcaacatggagctcctggcccaagGTTTCTGGATGGACGAGAATGCCATCCCTCCAAGCTACGTACTTCATGTGCCAGGCGCTGGACAGCCCCGAGAGCCCGAGGACACCACCCTGGCCTCTGTCCTCCGTTCCGGGGCTCAGGAGGCCTGGCGCCTGGGGCTGCTCACCCAGGGCCAATGGCTGCGTCACCAGTGGTCAGGTGAGGCTGTGGGCTTCCCCTTGGGGTGCACGCCCATGGGTGCACACGGGCCAGAGAATGCCCTGGCAGGGCACAGTCCTGTTCCTTGCCTTCCCTGAGTTGGAACAAGGGGTCCAGTGTGCCTGTAACCCAGCCTTCTCTGAGACAAAGGCGTTTCCAGAGACCAGAAGGCAAAGACATGGAGAAGGAGGTTttgttaaaagtttatttatttttattacaaagtcagatatacagagaggaggagagacagagaggaagatcttcctctgatgattcactccccaagtgagcgcaacggccagagctgatctgaagccaggagcctcttccgggtctcccacgaggactttagctgctaggccacgccgccgggcccgatttttaaaattttttaaaaatatttatttttactaggctaccgtgccgggccccttcATTGTCTTGAAAAGTATATATTTACCTGTTTGTTTGACAGGCAGGGTgttcctacccactggttcactcccttacaCACCTgaagcagacagggctgggccaggcttgaagccacgagcctagaactcaatccgggctcccctgtgggtggcagggccccaagcactcgggcggtcctccattttctttcccgggagctggatcacaagtggagcaaccgggactcgaaccagcactcatgggacAGCCGGCGCCCTAGGTGCTGGTCTCACTgactgagccacaatgctgcccTCACTCCCCTAAGGAGTGTGATGGCTACCAGCCAGGGCCACTAGGCGGGCAGCTCCTGGGTAGTAACCTCCGTGGCACCTGCAACTGGGTGGCATGCAGATGGCCAGGTCGGCCCCAGCTCTGTGCGTCAGAGCGTGCACCCCCACCCTGGGGGCCCCCAGGGGTGCTCACTGAAGTAGAAAGCCTTTGTGCCCTGCCCCCCTCAGAATGGGtgtccccagcacccacagcGATGTGAGTCTGTCTCTCCACAGTCATTgagtgggagctggagcagggccTGCGGGGCCCTGGAGCCACTGTGTTTGTGCGAGACATCCACGACCTGCCCAAACACCTGCTGGATGACTGCGCCCTCCCGATGGCCGACCGGCTCCCCGATGGCTGCCCCGACACCGCTGCCCAGGCCCTGCTCGGCAGCCTCAAGGGACGCCTCACCCAGGAGCACCCAGGCGTCCTGCATACCCACCACCTGCCGTGGAGCCGAGACCTGGGGACCCCCAAAAGCAAGGCCCATGGCCGCTACCTGAAGGAGCTGAGCGAACAGTTCGTGGCCAAGACCACCCACCAAGTCCTCCAGCACTTCCGGGAGCTGCAGCCGGCTCCCGAGCTGCTATGGCTCTTCCAGGAGATCCGCCACCACCTCAGGCAGGGCGCCGAGGCCACGCGCATCTTCTGCGGACGCCAGGGGCTCCTAGCCCGGCTGGGGGAACAGCTCAGATGTGATGACAGCCGCCCCCACCCGCCCCTGGTTCTGTGCGGCCCACCCGGAGTGGGCAAGACCACCCTGATGTGCAAGTTGGCCCAGGAGATGGCGGGCTTGCTCCGGCCGCACACGGTCACCGTGCTGCGACTGTTGGGGACGTCGCTGCAGAGCCGGGATGCCCGCGGCCTGCTGGGCAGCCTGTGCCTCCAGGTGTGCCTGGCCTTCGGGCTGCCCCCGCCTCCCGCGCAGGTGCTGGCCACCCACGCCAGGTCTGGGCCGTTTTTCCACGCCCTCCTCCACGCCATCTCCCGCCGGCGCTTCGAGTCGCTGGTCCTCCTGCTGGATGACCTTGATTCTGTCTGTGGCACGAGGCTCCCGGGGCTGCCTCTCCAGTGCCCGCCCGGGGTGCATCTGATCCTCTCGGCTTGTTCGGGCCAAGGGGGGTTCCTGGAGACTCTGAGAGAGACCCTCAGGGACCCTGACGCCTACTGGGAGGTGCAGCCGCTCTCCGGAGACCAGGGTCTGGAGctactgcggctgctgctggcagACGCCAGGAGGACGCTGAGGCCTGAGCAGACGGACCTGGTCCGGGTCAGCTGCCTCGAGGGTGGCCACCCGGGCCACCTGAGGCTGGCCTTCGAGGAAGCCCGCACGTGGGCTTCCTTCACCACGCCCGCCCCTTTGGC from Ochotona princeps isolate mOchPri1 chromosome 33, mOchPri1.hap1, whole genome shotgun sequence encodes:
- the HAUS8 gene encoding HAUS augmin-like complex subunit 8 isoform X1, which codes for MVRPAAAPSRPLSGEGGKMADAGDAGKPAGIPGTSGGAKMKEKRGRGGRVVESRYLQYEKKGARKAPAADTSRCGGKAPDSGRKAGVQQSRGVRDGSGLGQGDLQSTMLEGHSAAPPDLDLSDIHGKSMTVKTPQPSKKPSRKAALSTCAPRRKGPTLAEQMEMTESQTLLFTLLATKMEKRLAEQEQRAEQELVLLEREKERLQTESAELRRRLLLQQKQRELEAKFNAQMQVLGPLVEVADRFQEQYKALAAALDSTRHELPGRAIHLEQDGRHLLDSLQLELTTTQRLLQDLGVGPEEEKPTRALDLLRELRALATQKDLELQRSFAEVLELSAEASQEAALVNQEVLERVGGLAAPSRWYFGEGTAHGEPPGGLPEATPPAGALAQLTWRPRGTWVPVPQHLALGNHSC
- the HAUS8 gene encoding HAUS augmin-like complex subunit 8 isoform X3, producing the protein MVRPAAAPSRPLSGEGGKMADAGDAGKPAGIPGTSGGAKMKEKRGRGGRVVESRYLQYEKKGARKAPAADTSRCGGKAPDSGRKAGVQQSRGVRDGSGLGQGDLQSTMLEGHSAAPPDLDLSDIHGKSMTVKTPQPSKKPSRKAALSTCAPRRKGPMEKRLAEQEQRAEQELVLLEREKERLQTESAELRRRLLLQQKQRELEAKFNAQMQVLGPLVEVADRFQEQYKALAAALDSTRHELPGRAIHLEQDGRHLLDSLQLELTTTQRLLQDLGVGPEEEKPTRALDLLRELRALATQKDLELQRSFAEVLELSAEASQEAALVNQEVLERVGGLAAPSRWYFGEGTAHGEPPGGLPEATPPAGALAQLTWRPRGTWVPVPQHLALGNHSC
- the HAUS8 gene encoding HAUS augmin-like complex subunit 8 isoform X2, with product MVRPAAAPSRPLSGEGGKMADAGDAGKPAGIPGTSGGAKMKEKRGRGGRVVESRYLQYEKKGARKAPAADTSRCGGKAPDSGRKAGVQQSRDGSGLGQGDLQSTMLEGHSAAPPDLDLSDIHGKSMTVKTPQPSKKPSRKAALSTCAPRRKGPTLAEQMEMTESQTLLFTLLATKMEKRLAEQEQRAEQELVLLEREKERLQTESAELRRRLLLQQKQRELEAKFNAQMQVLGPLVEVADRFQEQYKALAAALDSTRHELPGRAIHLEQDGRHLLDSLQLELTTTQRLLQDLGVGPEEEKPTRALDLLRELRALATQKDLELQRSFAEVLELSAEASQEAALVNQEVLERVGGLAAPSRWYFGEGTAHGEPPGGLPEATPPAGALAQLTWRPRGTWVPVPQHLALGNHSC
- the HAUS8 gene encoding HAUS augmin-like complex subunit 8 isoform X4, whose translation is MVRPAAAPSRPLSGEGGKMADAGDAGKPAGIPGTSGGAKMKEKRGRGGRVVESRYLQYEKKGARKAPAADTSRCGGKAPDSGRKAGVQQSRGVRDGSGLGQGDLQSTMLEGHSAAPPDLDLSDIHGKSMTVKTPQPSKKPSRKAALSTCAPRRKGPTLAEQMEMTESQTLLFTLLATKMEKRLAEQEQRAEQELVLLEREKERLQTESAELRRRLLLQQKQRELEAKFNAQMQVLGPLVEVADRFQEQYKALAAALDSTRHELPGRAIHLEQDGRHLLDSLQLELTTTQRLLQDLGVGPEEEKPTRALDLLRELRALATQKDLELQRSFAEVLELSAEASQEAALVNQEVLERVGGLAAPSRWYFGEGTAHGEPPGGLPEATPPAGAL
- the HAUS8 gene encoding HAUS augmin-like complex subunit 8 isoform X5, with translation MVRPAAAPSRPLSGEGGKMADAGDAGKPAGIPGTSGGAKMKEKRGRGGRVVESRYLQYEKKGARKAPAADTSRCGGKAPDSGRKAGVQQSRGVRDGSGLGQGDLQSTMLEGHSAAPPDLDLSDIHGKSMTVKTPQPSKKPSRKAALSTCAPRRKGPTLAEQMEMTESQTLLFTLLATKMEKRLAEQEQRAEQELVLLEREKERLQTESAELRRRLLLQQKQRELEAKFNAQMQVLGPLVEVADRFQEQYKALAAALDSTRHELPGRAIHLEQDGRHLLDSLQLELTTTQRLLQDLGVGPEEEKPTRALDLLRELRALATQKDLELQRSFAEVLELSAEASQEAALVNQEVLERVGGLAAPSR